The Camelina sativa cultivar DH55 chromosome 14, Cs, whole genome shotgun sequence genome includes a window with the following:
- the LOC104739372 gene encoding mitogen-activated protein kinase 13-like, with the protein MDHDNVIKMKDIIEPPEKERFEDVYIVYELMDTDLHQIIRSTQTLTEDHCQYFLYQILRGLKYIHSANVLHRDLKPSNLVLNTNCDLKICDFGLARTSNETEIMTEYVVTRWYRAPELLLNSSEYTGAIDIWSVGCIFMEILRRETLFPGKDYVQQLKLITEFLGSPDDSDLDFLRSDNARKYVKQLPHVQKQSFREKFPDISPVALDLAEKMLVFDPSKRITRWKKHRSSRIWQVSMRSTKNQRVLLLSVSTSRSQPWMNKTSRSLYGENVYASRIINLPNSHYPNKLRHN; encoded by the exons ATGGATCATGACAAT GTTATCAAAATGAAAGATATTATCGAGCCACCAGAGAAGGAGAGGTTCGAAGATGTGTATATTGTTTATGAACTGATGGATACTGATTTGCACCAGATCATTAGATCCACTCAAACTCTAACAGAGGACCATTGCCAG TACTTCCTTTACCAAATTTTGAGAGGCCTAAAGTACATACACTCTGCAAATGTACTTCACCGCGACCTGAAACCGAGCAACCTGGTTCTAAATACGAACTGTGATCttaaaatatgtgattttgggCTAGCAAGAACGTCGAATGAGACAGAGATAATGACGGAATATGTTGTGACAAGATGGTACCGTGCACCTGAATTGCTTCTCAACAGCTCGGAATACACAGGAGCTATTGATATTTGGTCTGTTGGTTGCATTTTTATGGAGATACTAAGAAGAGAGACGCTTTTTCCTGGTAAAGATTATGTTCAGCAGCTGAAACTTATCACTGAG TTCTTAGGGTCACCAGATGACTCTGATCTCGATTTCTTGAGAAGTGATAATGCGCGAAAGTACGTGAAACAGCTCCCACATGTTCAAAAACAATCATTCAGAGAAAAATTTCCAGACATTTCCCCAGTGGCACTAGATCTTGCTGAAAAGATGCTAGTTTTCGATCCTTCAAAACGCATCACACGT TGGAAGAAGCATCGAAGCAGCCGTATTTGGCAAGTCTCCATGAGATCAACGAAGAACCAACGTGTCCTTCTCCTTTCAGTTTCGACTTCGAGGAGTCAGCCTTGGATGAACAAGACATCAAGGAGCTTGTATGGAGAGAATGTTTACgcttcaagaataattaatctCCCAAATTCTCACTATCCCAACAAGTTAAGACACAATTGA
- the LOC104739373 gene encoding L-ascorbate peroxidase 1, cytosolic isoform X1: MVKNYPTVSEDYLKAIEKCRRKLRGMIAEKNCAPIMVRLAWHSAGTFDCASRTGGPFGTMRFDAEQAHGANSGIHVALRFLEPIREQFPTISFADFHQLAGVVGIEVTGGPDIPFHPGREDKPQPPPEGRLPDATKGCEHLRDVFSKQMGLSDKDIVALSGAHTLGRCHKDRSGFEGAWTSNPLIFDNSYFKELLSGEKEGLLQLVSDKALLDDPVFRPLVEKYAADEEAFFADYAEAHLKLSELGFADA; the protein is encoded by the exons ATGGTGAAGAACTACCCAACCGTGAGCGAAGATTATCTCAAGGCTATTGAGAAGTGCAGGAGAAAGCTTAGAGGCATGATCGCTGAGAAGAACTGTGCACCCATCATGGTCCGACTCGC ATGGCACTCTGCTGGAACATTCGATTGCGCCTCAAGGACTGGTGGTCCCTTTGGAACAATGAGGTTTGATGCTGAGCAAGCTCACGGAGCCAACAGTGGTATCCACGTTGCTCTTAGGTTTTTGGAACCCATCAGGGAGCAATTCCCTACCATCTCTTTTGCTGACTTCCATCAG CTTGCTGGTGTTGTGGGCATTGAAGTTACTGGTGGCCCTGATATTCCTTTCCACCCTGGAAGAGAG GACAAGCCCCAGCCACCTCCAGAGGGTCGTCTTCCTGATGCTACAAAGGGTTGTGAGCACTTGAGAGATGTCTTTAGCAAGCAGATGGGCTTATCTGACAAGGACATTGTTGCTTTGTCTGGTGCCCACACTCTG GGAAGATGCCACAAGGATAGGTCTGGCTTCGAAGGTGCCTGGACTTCAAACCCTCTAATTTTCGACAACTCTTACTTCAA GGAACTCTTGAGCGGAGAGAAGGAAGGCCTGCTTCAACTTGTCTCTGACAAGGCGCTGTTGGACGATCCTGTTTTCCGTCCTTTAGTCGAGAAATACGCTGCT GATGAAGAAGCCTTTTTCGCTGATTACGCTGAGGCCCACTTGAAGCTTTCAGAGCTTGG GTTTGCTGATGCTTAA
- the LOC104739373 gene encoding L-ascorbate peroxidase 1, cytosolic isoform X2 — MVKNYPTVSEDYLKAIEKCRRKLRGMIAEKNCAPIMVRLAWHSAGTFDCASRTGGPFGTMRFDAEQAHGANSGIHVALRFLEPIREQFPTISFADFHQLAGVVGIEVTGGPDIPFHPGREDKPQPPPEGRLPDATKGCEHLRDVFSKQMGLSDKDIVALSGAHTLGRCHKDRSGFEGAWTSNPLIFDNSYFKELLSGEKEGLLQLVSDKALLDDPVFRPLVEKYAADEEAFFADYAEAHLKLSELGYLS; from the exons ATGGTGAAGAACTACCCAACCGTGAGCGAAGATTATCTCAAGGCTATTGAGAAGTGCAGGAGAAAGCTTAGAGGCATGATCGCTGAGAAGAACTGTGCACCCATCATGGTCCGACTCGC ATGGCACTCTGCTGGAACATTCGATTGCGCCTCAAGGACTGGTGGTCCCTTTGGAACAATGAGGTTTGATGCTGAGCAAGCTCACGGAGCCAACAGTGGTATCCACGTTGCTCTTAGGTTTTTGGAACCCATCAGGGAGCAATTCCCTACCATCTCTTTTGCTGACTTCCATCAG CTTGCTGGTGTTGTGGGCATTGAAGTTACTGGTGGCCCTGATATTCCTTTCCACCCTGGAAGAGAG GACAAGCCCCAGCCACCTCCAGAGGGTCGTCTTCCTGATGCTACAAAGGGTTGTGAGCACTTGAGAGATGTCTTTAGCAAGCAGATGGGCTTATCTGACAAGGACATTGTTGCTTTGTCTGGTGCCCACACTCTG GGAAGATGCCACAAGGATAGGTCTGGCTTCGAAGGTGCCTGGACTTCAAACCCTCTAATTTTCGACAACTCTTACTTCAA GGAACTCTTGAGCGGAGAGAAGGAAGGCCTGCTTCAACTTGTCTCTGACAAGGCGCTGTTGGACGATCCTGTTTTCCGTCCTTTAGTCGAGAAATACGCTGCT GATGAAGAAGCCTTTTTCGCTGATTACGCTGAGGCCCACTTGAAGCTTTCAGAGCTTGGGTACTTATCTTGA
- the LOC104739374 gene encoding LOB domain-containing protein 1 produces the protein MESNGDASAATTPIISSSSSPPPRLSPRVVLSPCAACKILRRRCAEKCVLAPYFPPTDPAKFTIAHRVFGASNIIKFLQELPESQRTDAVKSMVYEAEARIRDPVYGSAGAIYNLQRQVSELQAELAKAQVEMVNMQLQRSNLLELIYNNMEQVQKQEQDNMSFESNDLGFLEDNSNTNTSMLWWDPLWT, from the exons ATGGAGAGTAATGGTGACGCTTCTGCCGCTACCACTCcaatcatctcttcttcatcttctcctccaccacGGCTCTCACCGCGGGTGGTGCTCAGCCCATGCGCTGCTTGCAAAATCTTAAGGCGGCGTTGCGCAGAGAAATGTGTTTTGGCGCCGTACTTCCCTCCAACGGATCCGGCCAAGTTCACCATCGCCCACCGTGTCTTTGGAGCCAGCAACATCATTAAGTTCTTGCAG gAACTTCCAGAATCACAAAGAACTGATGCGGTGAAAAGTATGGTGTATGAAGCGGAAGCAAGAATAAGAGATCCGGTGTATGGAAGTGCGGGTGCAATATACAATCTACAAAGACAAGTGAGTGAACTCCAAGCAGAGCTTGCAAAAGCTCAGGTGGAGATGGTGAATATGCAACTTCAAAGATCAAATTTACTGGAGTTGATTTATAATAACATGGAGCAAGTacagaaacaagaacaagataaTATGTCTTTTGAGAGCAATGATTTGGGATTCCTTGAAGACAACTCCAACACCAACACATCAATGTTGTGGTGGGATCCTCTTTGGACCTGA
- the LOC104739375 gene encoding uncharacterized protein LOC104739375, with the protein MSSVPHRALFAFSLSPTSSLLLLLRSSPSPYFTFARTFCFNSFIRLSPSDMPKKQKKRGHAEQKWQVKPKMDAPSESSDRSVSVVAEAVNNQFGGLSLAESNTNVPVLPSQSTTSNKTVQNLVWKPKSYGSSSATQVGKTSAVSHTGSSGDALNLSNFCGSENFTVDKSTYCHAQIRANFYPKFENEKTDQEIRARMIEMVSKGLATLEVSQKHSGSLFMYAGHKGGAYAKNSFGNIYTAVGVFVLSRVFREAWGTKALEKETEFNDFLEENHMCISMELVTAVLGDHGQRPLDDYVVVTAVTELGNGKPKFYSTSEIIAFCRKWRLPTNHVWLFSTRRSATSFFAAFDALCEEGIATSVCRALDEVADISVPGSKDHVKVQGEILEGLVARIVSSQSARDMENVLRDHPPPPCDGANLHLGLSLREIFAAHRSNEKQQVTALLRSVGPSFCPSDLDWTGDVSHPKNADKSVITKFLQSQPVDYSTSKLQEMVRLMKEKRLPAAFKCYHNYHRADDVSPDNLFYKLVVHVLSDSGFRRYQNEMRRMPSLWPLYRGFFVDINLFKSNKGRDLMALKSIDNAVKDASENDAQRGKHDLADDDANLMIKLKFLPYKLRTFLIRNGLSVLFKEGPAAYKTYYLRQMKIWGTSDGKQKELCKMLDEWAAYILKKCGKDQLSSSTYLSEAEPFLEQYAKQSPKNQILIGAAGNLVRTEDFLAIVDGDLDEEGDLVKKGVTPATPEPALKEAVHKDEGLIVFFPGIPGCAKSALCKELLNSPGGFEDDRPVHTLMGDLVKGKYWPKVADERRKKPQSIMLADKNAPNEDVWRQIEDMCRRTRASAVPIVADSEGTDTNPYSLDALAVFVFRVLQRVNHPGKLDKASSNAGYVLLMFYHLYEGKNRKEFESELIERFGSLVKMPLLKSDRSPLPDSVKSVLEEGIDLFNLHSRRHGRLESTKGTYAAEWTKWEKQLRDTLAANSEYLNSIQIPFETAAHQVREELKRIAKGEYKPPSSEKTKHGSIVFAAINLPATQVHSLLEKLATAHPTVGSFLEGKKKRIQEKLERSHVTLAHKRSHGVAAVASYGQHLNREVPVELTELIYNEKMAALTAHVGCVDGETIVSKNEWPHVTLWTAEGITAREANTLPQLYVEGKASRLLIDPPVSISGPLEFF; encoded by the exons ATGTCGTCAGTTCCACACAGAGCACTCtttgctttctctctttctccaacctcttctcttcttcttcttctccgatcatCTCCTTCTCCTTACTTTACCTTTGCTCGCACTTTCTGTTTTAACTCCTTCATCAGATTATCTCCCTCAGATATGCCTAAGAAGCAG AAAAAGAGAGGTCACGCTGAGCAGAAGTGGCAAGTGAAACCGAAGATGGATGCTCCATCTGAATCCAGTGATCGTTCTGTATCCGTTGTTGCAGAAGCAGTAAACAATCAATTTGGTGGGTTGAGTCTTGCGGAAAGCAACACGAATGTTCCAGTCTTACCAAGTCAAAGTACAACAAGCAACAAAACTGTTCAAAATCTTGTGTGGAAGCCTAAGTCATATGGATCTTCTTCGGCAACACAAGTTGGTAAAACGTCAGCTGTCTCACACACAGGTTCTTCTGGAGATGCTCTTAATCTAAGCAATTTTTGCGGGTCGGAAAATTTTACAGTGGACAAATCGACTTATTGTCATGCTCAGATCAGAGCCAATTTCTATCCTAAATTTGAGAACGAAAAGACTGACCAAGAG ATAAGAGCAAGAATGATTGAGATGGTATCTAAAGGATTGGCAACTCTAGAG GTATCCCAGAAGCATTCAGGCTCTCTCTTTATGTACGCCGGTCACAAAGGGGGAGCATATGCAAAGAACAGCTTTGGTAATAT TTATACTGCAGTAGGTGTTTTTGTCCTTTCACGGGTGTTCAGGGAGGCTTGGGGAACTAAAGCTctagagaaagagacagagtTCAATGATTTTCTTGAG GAAAATCACATGTGCATATCTATGGAACTTGTTACAGCTGTTCTTGGAGATCATGGTCAACGCCCACTGGATGATTAtg TGGTAGTGACGGCCGTTACCGAGTTAGGTAATGGTAAGCCCAAGTTCTATTCAACTTCCGAAATAATTGCATTTTGCCGGAAATGGCGTCTCCCAACAAATCACGTTTGGCTGTTTTCCACAAG GAGATCAGCGACCTCTTTTTTCGCCGCGTTTGATGCACTCTGTGAAGAAGGGATAGCAACCTCAGTTTGTAGGGCTCTTGATGAAGTAGCTGATATATCAGTTCcag GTTCAAAGGACCATGTTAAGGTGCAGGGTGAGATATTAGAGGGTCTTGTTGCGCGTATCGTGAGCAGTCAAAGCGCCAGAGATATGGAAAATGTCTTGAGAGATCACCCTCCACCACCTTGTGATGGAG CTAATCTTCATCTGGGACTCAGTCTAAGAGAGATATTTGCTGCCCATAGATCTAACGAGAAACAG CAAGTGACAGCACTTTTAAGAAGTGTTGGGCCAAGCTTTTGCCCCAGTGACTTGGATTGGACTGGAGATGTATCTCATCCAAAAAATGCTGACAAATCTGTTATAACAAAATTCCTGCAATCTCAGCCTGTAGATTATTCAACTAGTAAATTACAG GAAATGGTACGCTTGATGAAGGAAAAACGTCTTCCAGCCGCATTCAAGTGTTACCATAATTATCATAGAGCTGACGACGTATCGCCTGACAAcctattttataaattagttgTCCATGTGCTTAGCGATTCAGGATTTAGGCGTTACCAAAACGAGATGAG GCGCATGCCTAGTTTGTGGCCTTTATATCGag gTTTCTTTGTTGATATTAATTTGTTCAAGTCAAACAAAGGGAGAGACCTGATGGCTCTGAAAAGTATTGATAATGCGGTCAAAGATGCCAGTGAAAATGATGCTCAACGAGGAAAGCATGATTTGGCTGATGATGATGCTAACTTAATGATCAAATTGAAGTTTCTCCCATACAAG TTGAGAACCTTTTTGATCCGTAATGGCCTATCAGTTCTATTTAAAGAGGGGCCAGCAGCTTACAAAACCTACTACCTCAG GCAAATGAAAATCTGGGGTACGTCAGATGGAAAGCAGAAAGAACTTTGCAAGATGCTTGATGAATG GGCTGcttacattttaaaaaagtgTGGGAAGGATCAGCTATCTTCATCAACATACTTAAGTGAAGCTGAGCCATTCCTGGAGCAGTACGCCAAACAGAGCCCAAAAAACCAGATTTTGATAGGGGCTGCTGGGAACCTAGTGAGAACTGAGGACTTCTTAGCCATTGTTGACGGTGATCTAGATGAAGAAGGCGATCTTGTGAAGAAAGGAGTGACACCAGCTACTCCTGAGCCAGCTTTGAAGGAAGCTGTCCACAAGGATGAGGGGTTAATTGTATTCTTTCCAG GGATTCCTGGATGTGCTAAATCTGCACTTTGCAAGGAGTTATTGAACTCCCCAGGAGGCTTTGAAGATGATCGGCCAGTGCACACCCTGATGGGTGATCTTGTCAAAG GAAAATATTGGCCAAAGGTTGCCGATGAACGTCGTAAAAAACCACAATCAATTATGTTAGCTGACAAAAATGCCCCAAATGAAGATGTCTGGAGACAG ATTGAAGACATGTGTCGGAGAACTAGGGCTTCTGCAGTTCCAATCGTTGCTGATTCTGAAG GAACCGATACAAATCCATATTCACTTGACGCGTTAGCTGTTTTCGTATTCCGTGTACTTCAACGAGTTAACCATCCG GGAAAGCTCGACAAGGCATCTTCAAATGCAGGCTATGTGCTATTGATGTTTTATCACCTTTATGAGGGAAAG AACCGTAAAGAATTTGAGAGTGAATTGATTGAGCGCTTTGGCTCCCTCGTCAAGATGCCACTGTTGAAATCAGACAG GAGTCCTTTACCTGATTCTGTTAAATCAGTTCTTGAGGAGGGCATAGATTTGTTCAATCTCCACAGTCGAAGACATGGGAG ACTCGAGTCGACGAAAGGAACATATGCAGCAGAGTGGACCAAATGGGAGAAACAACTACGAGATACTTTAGCTGCAAATTCGGAATATCTCAATTCTATTCAG ATTCCATTTGAGACTGCAGCTCATCAAGTGCGGGAAGAACTCAAAAGAATCGCAAAGGGTGAATACAAACCACCAAgttcagagaaaacaaaacatggaTCTATTGTTTTCGCTGCCATCAACTTGCCTGCTACTCAAGTTCACAGTCTTCTTGAAAAG TTGGCTACAGCACACCCAACAGTGGGATCTTTTCTAgagggaaagaaaaagagaatacaGGAAAAGCTTGAACGGTCTCACGTGACGCTTGCCCACAAGAGAAGCCACGGCGTAGCAGCTGTGGCCAGCTATGGCCAGCACTTGAACAGAGAGGTACCCGTAGAGCTCACGGAGCTCATCTACAACGAGAAGATGGCTGCTCTAACAGCACATGTCGGATGTGTGGACGGGGAGACCATAGTCTCGAAGAACGAATGGCCACATGTTACGTTGTGGACCGCGGAAGGCATTACTGCAAGAGAGGCCAACACATTACCTCAGCTTTACGTAGAAGGAAAAGCGAGTCGCTTGTTGATAGATCCTCCGGTCTCAATCTCAGGTCCTCTGGAGTTTTTctga
- the LOC104739376 gene encoding elongation factor 1-alpha 1, which yields MGKEKFHINIVVIGHVDSGKSTTTGHLIYKLGGIDKRVIERFEKEAAEMNKRSFKYAWVLDKLKAERERGITIDIALWKFETTKYYCTVIDAPGHRDFIKNMITGTSQADCAVLIIDSTTGGFEAGISKDGQTREHALLAFTLGVKQMICCCNKMDATTPKYSKARYDEIIKEVSSYLKKVGYNPDKIPFVPISGFEGDNMIERSTNLDWYKGPTLLEALDQINEPKRPSDKPLRLPLQDVYKIGGIGTVPVGRVETGLIKPGMVVTFAPTGLTTEVKSVEMHHESLLEALPGDNVGFNVKNVAVKDLKRGYVASNSKDDPAKGAANFTSQVIIMNHPGQIGNGYAPVLDCHTSHIAVKFSEILTKIDRRSGKEIEKEPKFLKNGDAGMVKMTPTKPMVVETFSEYPPLGRFAVRDMRQTVAVGVIKSVDKKDPTGAKVTKAAVKKGAK from the exons ATGGGTAAAGAGAAGTTTCACATCAACATTGTGGTCATTGGCCACGTCGATTCTGGTAAATCCACCACTACTGGTCACTTGATCTACAAGTTGGGTGGTATTGACAAGCGTGTCATTGAGAGGTTCGAGAAGGAGGCTGCTGAGATGAACAAGCGTTCCTTCAAGTACGCATGGGTCTTGGACAAACTTAAGGCCGAGAGGGAGCGTGGTATCACCATTGACATTGCCCTTTGGAAGTTTGAGACCACCAAGTACTACTGCACAGTCATTGATGCTCCTGGTCATCGTGATTTCATCAAGAACATGATTACCGGTACCTCCCAGGCTGATTGTGCTGTCCTTATCATTGACTCCACCACTGGAGGTTTTGAGGCTGGTATCTCCAAGGATGGTCAGACCCGTGAGCACGCTCTCCTTGCTTTCACCCTTGGTGTCAAGCAGATGATCTGCTGTTGTAACAAG ATGGATGCCACAACCCCCAAGTACTCCAAGGCTAGGTACGATGAAATCATCAAGGAGGTGTCTTCCTACTTGAAGAAGGTTGGGTACAACCCTGACAAAATCCCGTTTGTGCCCATCTCTGGATTCGAGGGTGACAACATGATTGAGAGGTCCACCAACCTTGACTGGTACAAGGGACCAACTCTCCTTGAGGCTCTTGACCAGATCAACGAGCCCAAGAGGCCATCTGACAAGCCCCTTCGTCTCCCACTTCAGGATGTCTACAAGATTGGTGGTATTGGAACGGTGCCAGTTGGACGTGTTGAGACTGGTTTGATCAAGCCCGGTATGGTTGTGACCTTTGCCCCCACAGGGTTGACCACTGAGGTCAAGTCTGTTGAGATGCACCACGAGTCTCTTCTTGAGGCGCTTCCCGGTGACAATGTTGGGTTCAATGTTAAGAATGTTGCTGTGAAGGATCTTAAGAGAGGGTATGTCGCCTCCAACTCCAAGGATGACCCTGCCAAGGGAGCTGCCAACTTCACCTCCCAGGTTATCATCATGAACCACCCTGGTCAGATTGGAAACGGTTACGCCCCAGTCCTCGATTGCCACACCTCTCACATTGCAGTCAAGTTCTCTGAGATCTTGACCAAGATTGACAGGCGTTCTGGTAAGGAGATTGAGAAGGAGCCCAAGTTTTTGAAGAATGGTGATGCCGGTATGGTGAAGATGACTCCTACCAAGCCCATGGTTGTTGAGACTTTCTCTGAGTACCCACCATTGGGACGTTTTGCTGTGAGGGACATGAGGCAGACTGTTGCAGTCGGTGTCATCAAGAGTGTTGACAAGAAGGACCCAACTGGAGCCAAGGTTACCAAGGCTGCAGTCAAGAAGGGTGCGAAATGA